Genomic DNA from Bacteroidales bacterium:
ATCTAATTCTATTTCTTCTGATAAGATTGGAATAAATTCAGATTCGTCTAATTGATGCATACCGTATCCCATAAAAATATTTTTATTTATCATTAAAATGCTGTAAAATTGTCAGTTTTCAAAGCAGAATTATATAATAGGCAATTCGTGTGCCAAATATTAATAGTTTCTAAATTGTTCGGTTTTTTTGTAGATCCATTGCAATATTTCTTTTTCAATGGCATTAAACTCTTTATTTCTGCGTTCAAATACCAATTTTGCTGTTTCTATTGCTTTATCAAACTGATAATGTGTATATCCTTGTGCTCCGCCCCATGAGAATGAAGGGACAAACGAGCGATGAAAGCCATCGCCAAAAAGGTTACAAGCAACCCCTACAACTGTTCCTGTGTTAAACATTGTATTGATACCACATTTAGAATGATCGCCCATAATAAGGCCTGCAAATTGAAGACCCGTTGAAATAAATTTTTGTTGAGGATAGTTCCACATTTTAACTATAGCATAATTGTTTTTCAAATTGCTATTGTTTGTGTCAGCGCCTAAATTACACCATTCACCTATAACGCTATTACCTAGAAAACCATCGTGCGCCTTATTGCTATAACCCAATATAACACTGTTATTGACTTCGCCTCCCACTTTTGAATAAGGACCAATAGTCGTGGCACCATAAATTTTTGCTCCCATTTTTAATGTGGCATGTTCGCATAAAGCGAAAGGACCTCGAATAAGACACCCCTCCATAATTTCTGCCTCTTTGCCAATATATACAGGTCCCTCGGAGGTGTTTATAGTAGCCGCTTCAACTTTAGCACCTTCTTCAATAAAAACCGAATGAATATCGCCAATCAAAACATTTGTTTTGGATAAAGTTTGACTTATTCGATTTTGTGTAATAAGCTTAAAATCGTTAATAATTTCTGAATCATTTTTCTTAAATATGTGGCAAAAATGAGTAATTAAATTGGGCTCAAAATCAATATTTTCTATGCTAAAGCTGGTTTTGCTATTTAAAAAAGCAAGTGTATCATCGTGATTCAATCGAGCTACAACAAAGATACCGTTAAAATAATATTGCTTACCTAACGGTATATTTTTTATAAAAGATAATAGGTTATCACTCGGTAAAAGTGCACCGTTAATAATTATATTATCGTTGTCAATTGTTATGGGATATTTTTTATGAAGGTGCTCTTTAGTAGCATAAGAAATGGACGCATTGAGATATTGCTGCCATTTTTCAGAATTTTTTAAAATACCTATTCTTATTTCAGCAACTGGTCTTGTAAATGTAATGGGTAAAAGTTCATCCCAAAGTTCTGTATCAAGAAAAATAAGATTCATTTTTTTTAAGGCAAATTTACATCAAAATTTTCACTTCGCCTATAAGTACTAATTCATATCCATTTTTATATAAAAATCTAAAAAAAAATTATAAAAAAGCATTATCGCTGGTCATGCATTTCACGTTTAAAAAAAATGGTTTAACTTTGCTTTAAATATAATTAAAGTATATGTTGAATATTTTTGAAGAAGTTGTTGCCGCACAAAAAGAAAATAAAAAAGCCGTTCTTTGCATTGTAATAAATAAGGTAGGCTCGGGTCCTCAAATACCTGGATCTAAAATGATCGTTTACGAAGATGGTAGCATAAAAGGCACTATTGGCGGTGGAAATATAGAACTGACCGTGATAGAAAAAGCCAAAGAACTCATGCGTCAATCGGTAGCTCAAAAATTAACTTTTGATTTAGAAGACGACTTATCAATGGCATGTGGTGGCTCTATGGAAGTCTATATCGAAACCATCAACCCTCTTCCCGATTTGTTTATTTTTGGTGCCGGGCATGTTGGAAAAGCGGTTGCACAATTTGCTTATAAGGTTGGCTTTAACATTCACCTTATAGACCCCCGCGAAAACATTTTTAGCGATGATGAGAAAAACCTATATCATTGCATACAAGAAGACTATTTAAAAGCCATCGATTCATTAAACATTCATAAAGATAGCTATAACATTGTTGTAACTCCACAACATGCATTCGACGAAGCATTAATTGCCGTACTTGGCAAAAAAGAATACAAGTACCTCGGCATGATTGGAAGTACCAAAAAAGTAGCTTTATTAAAACAGCGATTCTTATCTGAAAATATTTTATCTTCAGAACAATTAGAAAAAATTGATATGCCCATTGGTATTAAAATAGCTGCCCAAACGCCCGAAGAAATTGCTATTAGCATTCTTGCAAAGCTTATAGACGTTAAAAATCAACATTAGAAACAAACTACCATGCAGAACAAAATTGCATTCATATTAGATCAAGAATTACAAGAAATAGATTTTTCGGTATCGAATGATATAAAGCCTACAACCACGGTTTTAAACTATTTACGAAAATTGCCTCACCATAAGGGGGTTAAAGAAGGCTGTGCCGAAGGTGATTGTGGTGCTTGCACCGTAGTAGTTGCTGAACTCGATAACAAGCAACATATTCGTTACAAAACCATTAACTCGTGTCTTGTTTTTTTACCGCAAATACATGGTAAATGGCTTATTACAGTCGAAAATTTAGCTCAAGACACATCGTTGCATCCGGTACAAAGCTCATTAGTTGAAACTCACGGCAGCCAATGTGGCTATTGCACGCCCGGCATTGTAATGTCATCGTTTAGTGTGTATAAAAATCACCCCACACCCAGCCGTCAGGTAATAGAAGATGCTTTAGCCGGAAATTTATGCCGTTGTACCGGTTATCAACCCATTATCGAAGCCATCGAAAAAGCATGCAAACAACAAGGTATGGATCAATTCAACGAACTCGAAAAACAGATGTTGCCCTTATTGCTCTCTATCAATAAAAACGAAACCATCGAGATAAAAACCCCTCAACAAATCTACTTAAAAGCCTTTACACTAAACGAAGCGATGCAAATACGCCAGCAACATCCCGATGCACTTGTTATTTCCGGCTCAACGGATATTGCTTTAAGACAAACCAAAAAGAAAGAGTTATTATCAAAAATCATCGATGTTTCGCAAGTTAAAGAACTTCATTTCTTCGTTGAAACAGAACACGAATATCGTATTGGTGCAGCATTAACGTTGGAACAACTTAAAATCTATTCTTGTCATAAGTTAGACGCCCTACACGACATGTTGTCGGTGTTTGGCTCTTTGCAAATCCGCAACTCGGCAAGCATTGGAGGCAACATCGGTTCTGCTTCACCCATTGGCGACACCCTTCCTGTGTTGTTTGCCTATAAGGCAAAGGTCAAACTATCATCATTGACAGGAGAACGCATCATGCTGCTCGAAGATTTTATTATCGGCTACCGCAAAACTCAGTTAAGAGCCGACGAGCTAATTTGCGAGATTATTATTCCTAAAGATGAACAAGCAATCGTAAAGTCCTACAAAGTTTCGAAGCGACACGACCTCGACATTTCAATCGTAAGTGGCGGATTCAGTATAACATTAGAACAAAACAAAGTAACCTCTATCATTTTAGCATTTGGTGGCATGGCAGCCTACACCCAGCGTGCCAAGGAAGTCGAAGACTTTTTGATCCATAAAGAATGGAACGAAGATAATATTATACAAGCCCAAGCCCTTTTGTATAAAGCATTCACGCCTATTTCCGATGCTCGTTCGGGCGATGAATACCGCCGTTTGGTTGCAAAAAATTTACTTATGAAGTTTTTTATTGAAACGACTAAATCATAGTATTATGTCAGAAAATATTCATCACGATAGCTCCATAAAACATGTTACCGGTAAGTCTATTTACATTAACGATATTGAACAAAGTCGAATGTTGTTAGGTAAAGTAGTATATAGCCCTCATGCTCATGCCAAAATTAAAAAGCTTGATATATCTAAAGCTCTCGAAGTTAAAGGTGTTCATGCTATACTCACAGCAAACGATATTCCGGGTGAAAACCAAATGGGTCCTGTAGTTCACGATGAGCCTTGCTTAGCCAAAGATGAAGTTAATTTTATAGGGCAAGCCGTGGTTCTTATTGCTGCCGAAACCGAAGAACAACTCCATGAAGCAGAGCATGATATTGTTATCGAATATGAACCTCTTCCGGCGATTGTCGATTTAGAAACCGCTATTAAACAAAATACATTAATTGCTGCACCACGTCTGATTAAACGCGGAAATCCTGACGAGATTTTGGGCAATGCTCCCCATATTTTATCGGGCCGTTTGCGAACCAATGGACAAGAGCACTGGTATCTCGAAACACAATCGGCATTAGCCATACCTCGCGAAGATAATGAAATATTGATTTATGCTTCATCTCAAAACCCCAGCGAAACACAAGCCATTGTTGCCGAAGTGTTGGGTATTCCCAAAAACGAAGTCGAAGTTGAGGTAAAACGCATGGGAGGTGCTTTTGGCGGAAAAGAAACCCAAGCCAATCATGTAGCGGCATGGGCTGCATTACTTGCTAATAAATGTAAACAACCGGTTAAAATTCATCTTTTCCGCGACGATGACCAAATTATGACCGGTAAACGACATCGATTTATTTCTAATTATAGCATTGCTTTCGACGATAACGGTAAAATTCTTGCCTATAAAGTAGAATTAAATGCCGATGCAGGAGCTGCCACCGATTTAACCATGGCTATTCTCGAGCGAGCCATGCTCCATGCTGATAATGCTTATTATTTACCTCATGTCGAAATTGTTGGCAAAGCATACAAAACAAATCTACCATCCAATACGGCATTCCGGGGTTTTGGCGGACCTCAAGGCATGGCTGTCATTGAAAATGCTATTGACCGAATAGCTCGTTATCTAAAAAAAGACCCACTCGAAATAAGAAAAATAAATTTTTACGACGAAGAATATCGAAATATCACGCCTTACAACCAGGAAATAAAACTCAACCGCTTACCTGTACTGCTCGAAAAAATTATAGCTTCTTCTGAATATGAACGCCGACGAGTAGAAATAAATCGGTTCAATTTAGAACATCGTTTTCAAAAACGAGGCATTGCTCTTACGCCTGTTAAATTTGGCATCTCGTTTACCACCTCATTTCTCAATCAAGCCGGTGCTTTGGTTAATATCTATACAGATGGAAGTGTATTAGTAAATCATGGTGGTACCGAAATGGGGCAAGGTCTAAACAGCAAAATTCAACAGATTGCTGCTCTTGAACTTGGTGTAAGTAGAGAAAAAGTAAAAGTAAACGCTACCAACACATCTAAAGTCCCCAACACATCGGCAACAGCAGCCTCATCGGGCAGCGATTTGAATGGCATGGCAGTAAAAAATGCTATGGACAAACTCAAAAAACGTCTTACTCCTATTGCCGTTGAATTAATTTGCCAAACTTATCAAACCAATGACATAAAAGAAGTAAACATTGTATTCGAAAACGACCTTGTTTACGACAAATACTATCCCGAGCTTACCATCCCATTTACAAAGTTGGTACAAACATCGTATTTAAAACAAATTAGTCTTAGTGCCACGGGTTTTTACAAAACACCCGGTATTTATTTCGACCGCGAAAAAGGCACTGGACAACCTTTTTATTATTTTGCTTATGGCATGGCTGTTTCTGAGGTAGAAATCGATGTTCTTACCGGAAAATATACCCTCATAAGAACCGACATTGTGCACGATGTAGGTAATTCTATACTCAAAGGCATTGACATTGGTCAAGTGCAAGGAGGTTTTATTCAAGGTGTGGGCTGGGTTACCACCGAAGAATTGAAATGGAACGAAAAAGGTTATTTATTAACTCACTCCCCTGATACATACAAAATTCCAACAGTACACGATATTCCAAAAATATTTAATGTAGCCTTGCTCGAAAACGCTCCTAACGTGGGCACTATTCGCCAGAGTAAAGCCGTTGGCGAACCTCCTTTTATGCTTGCCTTTTCGGTTTGGTTAGCCATTAAAGATGCTATTTCAGCGATTGGCAACAATCAAAAAGAGCCTGAAATAAGCCTTCCCATGACGACTGAACAAATATTGCTATCCATCGAAAAGATTAAGGGAACCTCATAGTTTCATCTTTTTTTTAGAAATTTAGATGTTATTTTGTAATAAGACTTAACTGTTCACAGATTTTTTTACCAGGATAATTAATTAAAACACCACGATTTTTATCGTTGTAAATAAAAAAACTTCCAGCAGCTAATCCATTTACTTGCACACGACTATATAATTCTGTAAAATGTTCTATAGTTCCAGCTCCTCCCAGTGCAACCACAGGAATCTGAATGGATGATGTAATTTTTTCGAGCAATGCTACATCGTATCCGTTCATTTCGCCATCACGCTCAATAGACTGAATAATTAATTCGCCAGCCCCCATTTGTTCCATATATTTAGCAAATTCTAAGGGTGTTTTGCCCGTTGCATGTTTTCCGTTATTAACATAAACTTTTGGCTTGCCCCAAAAATCATTTTTTACATCGATACATACCATGATGGTCGATGAACCAAATCGATTGGCAGCTTCGTTAATAAATTTGGGATTGAAATATGCTTCGCTTCCAATAATTACCTTTTCGGCTCCCGCTTGAATAAGCTCCATTATTTGATGGCAATTTTTGATACCTCCACCAACGCCAAAAGGCATATTGGTTTCATCGTTGAGCAAACGAACCAGTTCGGATGATATACATCGATTTTCGCGTGTTGCATAAATATCTAAAACAATTAATTCGTCAGCAAACGATTCATTGAAAATACGAATAGCATTGATGGGATCGCCTATATATCGGTCTTCTTTAAATTTTCGTGTTTTAATTAAATGCTTATTTTTTAGCAATAATACCGGTATAATGCGAGGACGATACATAATTTACAATTGTAAAAAATTAGAGAAAATAAGCTTACCCCACTCATGGCTTTTCTCGGGATGAAATTGCACACCCAAAATATGGTCTTTTTCTACAGCTGATGCATAAGAATAACCATATTGTGTTATCGCTTTAACATCGTTAGATTCTGTTGTTTGCCAATGGTACGAATGAGCAAAATAAAATTCCTTTTGATTTAGTTCGCTGGTCATTATTTTACTGTTACCTATTAATTCAATAGTATTCCATCCCATATGTGGAACTTTTAATCCATGCATATTATCGAAACGCTTAACAGTAGCATTGAACCAACCAAACCCTTCTGCATTTCCTTCTTCGCTAAAACGTGCCATGAGTTGCATACCTAAACAAATACCTAAAATAGGAATGCCTTGTTCTAACACAGCTTTGTTTATATTGCCCCACAAATTCATTTGTCGCAATTGGTAAACAGCTAAGCCAAAATGTCCCACACCAGGTAATATGATTTTTGAGGCATGGAGTATATCGTCGGGCATGTTCGTTACCACTACTTCGGCATGAAGCTTAGTAAGCATTTTGACAATGGAGTTTAAATTGCCCATTTTATAATCGATCACAACGATTTTAGCTGAACTCATGTTTGATGTAAAATAACTTTAAGCAAAGATAATCTTTTTTTTATTTTACAAAGAGTTTTCGATACAGCTTATACCAATAGTTTAAAATCTTATAATTATTGGGATATTGATAATACCAGCGAGGCTGAGCTTTAATTATTTCGTCCAATTCTTCTCGTTTAATCTCAAACTTTTTACAGATATACTCGTTAAGGTTTTCAACTTCATCTATTTTAAACGTAGGTTGTTTAAGTAATTCAAGAGCTTCTTCACGTGTCATTAAATTCATACAGATAAGCGACGAGAACGTGGCTTTTCGATAATCGATATTAAACTTTACAGGCAACAAATACGATTGCACCCAAGCTGTAATTCTCGATTCATAATGCTTACCTCCATAATGACGCCAACCAAATTCATTTTCTAAAATTTTTCGAGCCTCGTCTTTATTGTAATTGATATAGTTCAATAAGTATATTATTTTGATTTGTCGAACAAACTTATAATAGCTTTCGTGCCAAAAACCAAATAAAGGAAAACGTTTTAACTTACCTTTACCAAACTGACGATGTATGTACTTAAGATATTTTATATCTTTAGCGTTATAGTGCCATATTCGTGGCAAAATGCCTTCGGAGACATAGTTGCCACCGCTCACAATATATTTCACACCGTGTTTTGCCGCCACCTTATGTAAAATAGCTAAAATAGCTATATCGGTGGGTGTTTCTATTTCGGGTATCGAAGCTTTCAAAAAAGCTAATTGCAAATCGCGAAACTCGTTCCAATCGAGCACATAGCTTTCGTAGTCCATTTCGAGTTTATCGAGCAAATCTTTAATGTTTTTTACAGAGATTTCCGAATCCCAACCATTGTCCATATGTACAGCTAAAACCCGAACTCCATATTTTTTTAATAAATAAGCAGTATAGCAACTATCAACCCCACCACTAATACCTAAAACACAATCGTATTTTTTGTTCTTTCCCTTTTCTTTAATTTTTTTGATAATATGTTCTAACTTAGTTAAATCGTTCGAAGTATTAATTTTATGAATGGTTTCGTTTAAAAACGTAGTACAATGATTGCAATACCCGTGTTCATCAAACGTAATTTCGGGGTCCGAAGTATCCATAACGCAACGGGTACATTGGCGGTAAGAAAGATGTAAATTGCTCACTTTTCTATTATCCTCTGAACGATTCAGTACTTCATTTTTCGTTAGCGTAAGATTCCAAACAATTTCAGCAAGTTTCTCTGTTTGTTTTTTGCGTGAGTATAGCTCTATATTTTTTGTATTACATTTTATTTCACCTGTTTTTATAAATTCATCATATAATTGGGTTAGTAAAACTTTTAAATGAGAGGTGTTTTCGACAATATAGCCGGCATTGGTTTCTTTAATCAAATCTTCTTGCATGAAGTGACTTAGACCTTCTACTTCTTCAAGATTATAATATTCTTCTTTAAGTTTTTGAGCTTCTGAATCATACGAAAAACACAATAATATGGATCGTCTAATACCAATATAATCAAAAATTTTGGTGCCTATAATAGAATAATCATTAAATAACAACATTACATTATCTTTTGCCAATATGGGTAACAACTGTTCATTTTGTATTTTTGGGAATAAAGTAACACATGGAACTAAATTTGGATTTTGATTATTTATCCAATCTTTCAATTGATCGGCAATATTAATTCCGTAAAAATTTAGTTTTATGCGAGCTTGAGAATGCTCTGAAATGAAAGCTGAAACTACTTTTAAAAAGGGTAGTATAGGATGCCAAGGATAAATAGTTCCTACAAAACCAATGCTAAAATATTCTGTTCTTTGTTTAATGCTACTGACTTTAGCAACAGCTTCAGGATCGTAACCATTAGGAATAATAGCAAAAGATTTATTCGTAATTAAAGTTGAAATTTGATATTTAACAAAATCAGAAACTGTAATAATTAACGATACATTTTTTAAATATTTTTTTTCAAAATATTGATTCCATTTTTTAAATAAATTAGAATTATTTTTTTTATTTTGTGACCACGGATCGCGATAGTCGGCTATCCAAGGAATATTGAATTCTTTACTTAAATTAGAAGCATATTTAAATAATATAAAAGGGTCGCCGGTAGCAATGATAGCATCTACTCGATTATTTTTTAAATATTCACGTGCAGCACGATATAAGCCCGATTTAGGACCGATATTCCATATCCATTGAGCAAATTCATAAAAAGCGGATATTGATTTCCGAATAAAACTTAACCGTTTTTCACCAAATTTAAGCATTAAGCGATTGGCTAAATTAGGTTTATAAGGCGTGCAAATAAGAGTACCTAAATCTGACTTTAAAACAATGGTTTCTGCCGATTCGCTTGCCTCAATATAATCTAAATGATTGCCATGTTTATTTGCCCACTGACGAGTAATAACCACCGGTTCTACATTATATTCGTGTAAATATTTATACCAAGCATAAGGTCGTAATCCCCCAACCGAAACATAAGGCGGAAAATCGTATGCTAATATGAGTAGTTTTTTCATTTTAAATTATTAAAACAAATATTTTTTAAACACATAATTCAAATATTTTTTTCACAAACTCACCATAATTCTTTTCTGCTTCAAAATTTTCTTTCCAAAATTGGTAAGCATTTTCTCTATACTGCTGCTTTTCAATATCGGGTAAATTTAAATAATTTTTTATAATTTTTGCCACATCATCTACCTTAAAACCTTTGGGAACCAAAAAACCAACTTTTTGATTAACAACTTCACAAACTCCCCCCACGTTAGTGGCTAAAACGGGTATTCCTGCTGATAAAGCCTCCATAATGCTAACTGGCACTCCTTCCGACTCGCTTAAATTGATAAACAAATCCACATAATTTTTATGATAAAAATCTAAAATTTCTTCATTGGGAACATTGCCTTTGAACTCATATTTTACATACTGAAGTTTTTCTTGGGCTAATTCTTCTAACCTGTTTCGAAGTGGACCATCTCCAAAATGTACCCACTTCAAATTTTTTATATTTAGTATGGCTAGCAACTCTACAATTAAATGAATTCTTTTTAATGGAATTATGTGGCTGCAACTGCAGATAAGTATTCCATCGTGATTTTTATTTTCAATGGGTAAACGATGATTGATTTTTCCAAGACGTGAAACCGCAATTTTATTATTATATTCATTCCCCAATAACGAAATAAACGCTTTACGACCGGCCTCAGATATGGAGTAAGTTACATCTAAATTTGAGACGATAAACTTTTTAAAAGGCAAATAAGGCGGTTGATGCCTTTCAAAAAAAACATCCCAGCCGTGAGCTCGTGATACACAAACCATTGAATTATTTTTTGCTTTCATTAAGGATAAGGCTAAAGCTTTATAGTCGTTCCAGTAAGAATAATAAATGGTTTTATTTTGGGAAATGGCTTCTTTAAATAATACATCCAATAGTTGTTTTTTCACTTTTAAGGCTCTTACCACATCCATATACATCAACTTAAAAAGTATCACCGAAGGTTTTAGCTTGTAATTTTTTATTGCAAACCTCCACTCTTCCATAAAAAATGAACTAAGTATTTTGGGAAGTGCCTTTACTTTATCAAAAAAAGATACAAAATCACTAACAGGGTAAACTATCATATTTTTAGGCACATAACGATTAAAATTAACGCTCTGTTGTGATTTTACAACTACAATCACTTTTTCAAATCGGTCAGCAATAACCCTCATCTCATCATCGATAAAAAATTCGCCGTGAGTAATTGGGTAATTATCGGTTAATAAAATAAGGGTTTTCATGTTCAAAACTTTGAATAATTATAAAATCTATGCATTAGCACTTTTGCATGTATATATTTAAAAGTTTTTCAGTGTGTTTCTTCATATCATATTGTTTTGCAAATGTCTGTGCATAATTTGACATAGCAAGAAATTTTTCACGATTATGCCATAATTCAATGATTTTATCTACAAATTCAACTTCATTTTGTTCAAAAATTAAATATCCATTTTTATCATTTTCAATTATATCTCTGTTCCCTTTACCGTCGAGTGCTATAATAGGCAAACCAGATGCCATCGCCTCTAAAAAAACTAATCCAAAAGGTTCATACCATGCACTGTGAACATAAATATGATGACTCCGATACATTTGTTTCATATCATGAATAATTCCAGGTAAATCATAAAATTCATCCAAATTATTTTCCCTTATTAAATCAATCACATCTTGTCGTAAAAGTCCATTGCCAATTAAAGTCATTTTAAATGGAACGTTTCTTTTTTTAAGTTCAATCCCTATTTTCACTAAAAACATTTGATTTTTTTTGGGTTGAAAGCTTCCTACATTAATTAATTTTATAGGATATTCTAGTTCTTTTCTAAAAGCTTCAGGATTAAAAAACTTTTCAAAATCAAATCCATAATAAATTAAATGAACTTTCGCTTTTAATTTAGTTGATAAGACTTTCTGGTAAAAATCATAGGTATGCTTTGAATTGGCAATAAAATGAGTTTCAACTTTTGAATATTTTTTAGCAATAAGATACCTTTTTTCTAGCCATTGTATCAGTTTTTTTTTATTAAAAAGAAATTTCCATTCAAAATTTGCAAATTGTTCCATATTATCGTGTCCATGACACACATAAACACAATTTTTTAAAATGTAATAAGAACTAATAAACTCGCCTAAAAAACGGTGTGTATGGATAACGTGAGGTTTAAAATCATCAAGCAGTTTTTTTAAAATCGTATTCTCATTTTTTCGTCTAAAAGAAAATGTTTGAAAATTCAAAGTCACGATATTAAAATCTTTTGTTTCGGCTTCGTATTGGTTATTGTCAAACAAAGATGCTATAATAAAATCAACTGTATTTACTGCTTGGAGTTGCTTACATAAATCAACCAAATATCGTTCAGCTCCGCCTTTTCCAAGATCAGTAATAATAAATAATATCCTTAATTTTTCCATAAACATTTTTTTAATTTTCTAACTCTTGGTCTTACACGATACATCAATTTAACAAATAAATAATTGATTGGTGTAATGTTTTTTTCCCATTTTTTGTAGTATTTTTCAAAAATCTTTTCTTGAGTTAATAAATATAATATTTTCAGTTGAGGGACATGAACGTTTTTTTGATAATAATACCTTACTAACTCTTGCTTTTGCAAATCGTAATAAGACCAATATCCGGCATCAAATCGGGGCAAATTTTGCCGGATAGTTTCCAAACAAGCATCAATATTGTATTTAACCATAATATTCCCGGTTACCCGATATAAATCAAATAAACCAAATAATGCATAAATAAACCCATTAAGAACATAAGAGGGTGGTTCAGAAGGAAATTCCTCATACCATAAATGACCATCTTTATCTATACGTTTTACACCTCCATCTTTAACATCCACATTCATAAATTGATAAGCCTTCCAGGCTGTCTCTAACAACGAGGAATTTTGAGTAATCTGATATACTCTCAAGTAGAGAGAAATAACTTCTCCTTGTGCCATAGCCGATGGCCAAGGAGCTTTAATATTGTATTTTTTATCGTCAAAATTGTTATACCAAACAGCCCATTGTTCGGTTTCGTG
This window encodes:
- a CDS encoding N-acetyl sugar amidotransferase, with product MKKLLILAYDFPPYVSVGGLRPYAWYKYLHEYNVEPVVITRQWANKHGNHLDYIEASESAETIVLKSDLGTLICTPYKPNLANRLMLKFGEKRLSFIRKSISAFYEFAQWIWNIGPKSGLYRAAREYLKNNRVDAIIATGDPFILFKYASNLSKEFNIPWIADYRDPWSQNKKNNSNLFKKWNQYFEKKYLKNVSLIITVSDFVKYQISTLITNKSFAIIPNGYDPEAVAKVSSIKQRTEYFSIGFVGTIYPWHPILPFLKVVSAFISEHSQARIKLNFYGINIADQLKDWINNQNPNLVPCVTLFPKIQNEQLLPILAKDNVMLLFNDYSIIGTKIFDYIGIRRSILLCFSYDSEAQKLKEEYYNLEEVEGLSHFMQEDLIKETNAGYIVENTSHLKVLLTQLYDEFIKTGEIKCNTKNIELYSRKKQTEKLAEIVWNLTLTKNEVLNRSEDNRKVSNLHLSYRQCTRCVMDTSDPEITFDEHGYCNHCTTFLNETIHKINTSNDLTKLEHIIKKIKEKGKNKKYDCVLGISGGVDSCYTAYLLKKYGVRVLAVHMDNGWDSEISVKNIKDLLDKLEMDYESYVLDWNEFRDLQLAFLKASIPEIETPTDIAILAILHKVAAKHGVKYIVSGGNYVSEGILPRIWHYNAKDIKYLKYIHRQFGKGKLKRFPLFGFWHESYYKFVRQIKIIYLLNYINYNKDEARKILENEFGWRHYGGKHYESRITAWVQSYLLPVKFNIDYRKATFSSLICMNLMTREEALELLKQPTFKIDEVENLNEYICKKFEIKREELDEIIKAQPRWYYQYPNNYKILNYWYKLYRKLFVK
- a CDS encoding glycosyltransferase is translated as MKTLILLTDNYPITHGEFFIDDEMRVIADRFEKVIVVVKSQQSVNFNRYVPKNMIVYPVSDFVSFFDKVKALPKILSSFFMEEWRFAIKNYKLKPSVILFKLMYMDVVRALKVKKQLLDVLFKEAISQNKTIYYSYWNDYKALALSLMKAKNNSMVCVSRAHGWDVFFERHQPPYLPFKKFIVSNLDVTYSISEAGRKAFISLLGNEYNNKIAVSRLGKINHRLPIENKNHDGILICSCSHIIPLKRIHLIVELLAILNIKNLKWVHFGDGPLRNRLEELAQEKLQYVKYEFKGNVPNEEILDFYHKNYVDLFINLSESEGVPVSIMEALSAGIPVLATNVGGVCEVVNQKVGFLVPKGFKVDDVAKIIKNYLNLPDIEKQQYRENAYQFWKENFEAEKNYGEFVKKIFELCV
- a CDS encoding glycosyltransferase family 4 protein, whose amino-acid sequence is MEKLRILFIITDLGKGGAERYLVDLCKQLQAVNTVDFIIASLFDNNQYEAETKDFNIVTLNFQTFSFRRKNENTILKKLLDDFKPHVIHTHRFLGEFISSYYILKNCVYVCHGHDNMEQFANFEWKFLFNKKKLIQWLEKRYLIAKKYSKVETHFIANSKHTYDFYQKVLSTKLKAKVHLIYYGFDFEKFFNPEAFRKELEYPIKLINVGSFQPKKNQMFLVKIGIELKKRNVPFKMTLIGNGLLRQDVIDLIRENNLDEFYDLPGIIHDMKQMYRSHHIYVHSAWYEPFGLVFLEAMASGLPIIALDGKGNRDIIENDKNGYLIFEQNEVEFVDKIIELWHNREKFLAMSNYAQTFAKQYDMKKHTEKLLNIYMQKC